ttgtattttattttttttttttttttggttaactgaacataattaaattaattagttaatttttttttcagcataacagtattcattatttttgcaccacacccagtgctccatgcaatccatgccctctccaatacccaccacctggatcccccaacctcccaccccccccccgccccttcaaaaccctcagattgtttttcagactccatagtctctctgggttcacctccccttccaatttccctcaactcccttctcctctccatctccccttgtcctccatgctatttgttatgctccacaaataagtgaaaccatatgataattgactttctctgcttgacttatttcactcagcataatctcttccagtcctgtccacgttgctacaaaagttgggtattcatcctttctgatggaggcataatactccatagtgtatatggaccacatcttccttatccattcgtctgttgaagggcatcttggttcttaaaatctttttttaaaaatatgacaccaaaagcacaggaaacagaaaaataaataggtaagttggacttcaacaaaattttaaaattctgtatattaaaggacactatcaagagagtgaaaacccacagaatgggaggaaatatatgcaaatcatatatctgacaaaggtcTACTATCCAGAACAtagaaagaactcttacaatCCAGTAATCAGATGTGCATTTTAGGAACACTCCTCAGCCTGCTAGAAGGATGGGGAGAGTATGGAACCTGGAATGCAGTGAAGAGGCAGTCTTCCTGGGGAACATTCCAGGGGAGAGGTGGTGAGGCCTGCACCAAGACAGTGGTCAAAGGTAGAAAGAGGGTCTGACAGATTCGCCTGATACTGAGGGGAAAGACTCGGGCGGCTTAGGACCCCGATGAGCCGTGTGTAGTTTTTGTTTCCGCATACTAGTGAGGCTGGGTGCCAAGACAGGATCTGCCtttcaggaaggaaaaggagggagatcGCTATTCTTGCCTGGACAGAGTGACTGCGGGTGGAGGAAGTGAAAGTGCCTGCCTGCATAAATAGGCAACAGACCAGTGCGAGCCGACACTCGGACCCCCAACTTGCAGCTGTCCACCTCGCGCACTACTCTGGCCTCGCCCTCACCCTCCACCACAGCCATGGCTCTGTTACTGACTCCTAGCCTTCTTGTCCTAGTCCTGGCTTTCTGCATCCCCTGGACCCAAGGTACCGAGGAGGGAGTTGCCAAGGATGGGGACAGTGGTAGGCCTGGGTGGGAGCCTACAAGAAGCCCTGGCTCCCTGTAAACCCCACCCTGCAGGCAGTGATGGAGGGGCCCAGGACTGTTGCCTCAAGTACAGCCTAAGGAAGATTCCTGCCCGGGTTGTCCGCAGCTACCGGAAGCAGGAGCCAAGTTTGGGCTGCCCCATCCCGGCTATCCTGTGAGTGAATGCAAGAAGGTGGGTGCCACTGAGTGGGAGGGCGTGGTGGGCAAGACTAGGACAGGCTTGCTAATGCCCAACCCCCAGGTTCTCACCTCGGAAGCGCTCTCAACCAGAGCTGTGTGCAGACCCTAAAGAGCCTTGGGTGCAGCAGCTGATGCAGCGTCTGGACCAGCCGCCAGCCCCGCAGAAACAAGTCCAAGGCTGTAAGAAGGACAAAGGGACTCCTAAGTCTGGCAAGAAGGGAAAAGGCTCCAAAGGCTGTAAAAGGTGAGGAAGCTaaaggaatgggggtggggaggggggagtgaaGGGGAGCCTCGCCCCTCAAgcccctcccctcttctgccCTCCCAGGACTAAACCGCCACAGACCCCAGAAAGGTCCACAGCCCAGTGACCAGCCTAGAGCCCAGGAGGCCCCCAAACCTCACCAGGGCTTGGAGCCCCGATCCAAGGAGCAAGAAGTGGGCTAGGAGAAAGGATGGGGTCCTCTTGCTCAGGGGCCCCAGAGCAACCACCTCATGCTGGCCCTGCCTCACCCCTTCTGCTTCAACCATCCCATCTATATTCCCAGCCCTACCCTGCATGGCTGAGATGCCCACACCAGGCCAGGCCCAGAAACACAGAGGAGGGCGAATCTCCCAGAAAGCGTGAGAGGAGACAGCAGGACTGTCCCCTCTGAGGAAAGGTCACCCAGGACCCTCTGGACCTGACCCTGTTCCCGCTGCACCCTACTGCTTCCTTGTAAACATGATTTCTACCTAACAATAAAAAACTGTTCCAGCCTCCCACCCAAATATCTGttcctgtgtgtttgtgtcctgGGGGAAGCCAGTGTCGCTACAGGGTGGGGTCACACACTCTGGGGTCCCAGCCAAGAGCTAAACCTGGAAAATCCTATTTTCTCACCTAGTCCAAGAGTTTCTCTGCCCCCCAGGTACCCTGGCAGTAGAAGGGACCTGGGCTGCCCCTGGTCTCTGAGAAATCCCTATTGATAAGAGACGTTGGACCCATAGCACATATCCCCAAAGGCTCTGCAGGCCTCTGAGACCTTGAAGAGAGCCCTTTCCTGATTCTATCCAGCATTCTCTCACTCCAGGAGTGACCTCCAGATCTTTTCCTAGCTCTACCTGGGACTGACTCCACTTTCCCTGGGGCCTTCTGAACGCGAACTCCCAAGTCCTCCTTTGGAAGAGTCCCCCGGAGGGAGACCTGTAACACGGGCAAACTCAAGTTCTACTAAACCCTACCCTATAGCACTGCTCCAGCCCTGGGACCCCTTCAGAGCCCCATCTCTTCTCAAACATCCAAGAGGATTCCCTTCTGCCCTAATCAGTGAAGTTGGGTCCCTCTTTGTTTAATAGGGCTGTGTGCTTCTCTATCCCTATCTGGGCTTCTTGactccctcagctcccttccaGTTGGGAaagcctcctccccttcccttcttttctcccctaGGGTCCTTTAGCCCCTCTAACCTCTGGACACCAAGCCCCTTTAACCTCCGGCAGTGATTTAGAACCCCAGAATTCAGATGTAAATCAGTGTCCTGAGCAAGAAAGACTCTTGCCTGGGtcttctctatctctttctccctAGAGCAGAGATCCTCTTATTCCCTCCTTCACTCTTATATAGGGAGAGGGACGACCATCAGGTGGGCCAGGCCatgtgagaaagaaggaaatagatcCTGGAGGAGCAAGAAGCTAGAGGTGACTGCCCCACCAGCCTTTCCTTCAGTGGGAGCCTGAGCACACCATCTCATTTACTACTTATCATGAAGTCATTAAGTACTTGCTGTTGGCTCCTCCTGCAACCAGTGAAAACAGGGACTCTGCCTCGCTCTGCTTGTGCAGCAAATGTGATCTTAGTCTGCAAACTCAGGTGTGCAAGAATTActgcatttttaagaagttcttccaggggcgcctgggtggctcagtgggttaagccgctgccttcggctcaggtcatgatctcagggtcctgggatcgagccccgcatcgggctctctgctcagcagggagcctgcttcctcctctctctctgcctgcctctctgcctgcttgtcatctctctctgtcaagtaaataaataaaatctttaaaaaaataagtaaaataaaataaaaagttcttccAATGACCTCAATCCTACTCCGAGTCCCTGCACTGGGGTGCTAGTGAGGAATTCAGCATCTGGCAGTCCTGAGCTCCCACCTACCAAGAGCTGTGCAAAAGGTCAGAGAAACACCAAGGCACAGAGGAGGCTTCCTACCTGCCCCCACACACACCATCCCATCACTGGACATCAGTCTTACCAGTGATTGCTAAGGTCCCTATAATACTAGTTGGTATGGCTTTTCAGGTGCTGGACTCTCAAACTCTCAGCTCTGTGCCATATTCGAGATATGGAAACTCAGCTATGAGAGCCTCTAGGCTTGTACCTGGCTtccccagacacccccagagcCATGTACTTACGTTCTGCCACTTGCTTCAACACAACCCACTGCTGAACCTACACACCAATCCCCTCCCAGTCATAAAAGCCTCTCTTCAAAATCCTCTTCCCAGGCCCTCCAGGACAGAACCTTTCCCCAGGTTTACTTTGGACTTTTACAAAGGCAGAAGGTCCTTTGACATCAGGCTGCCTC
The DNA window shown above is from Mustela erminea isolate mMusErm1 chromosome 12, mMusErm1.Pri, whole genome shotgun sequence and carries:
- the CCL21 gene encoding C-C motif chemokine 21 yields the protein MALLLTPSLLVLVLAFCIPWTQGSDGGAQDCCLKYSLRKIPARVVRSYRKQEPSLGCPIPAILFSPRKRSQPELCADPKEPWVQQLMQRLDQPPAPQKQVQGCKKDKGTPKSGKKGKGSKGCKRTKPPQTPERSTAQ